The following coding sequences lie in one Stigmatopora argus isolate UIUO_Sarg chromosome 5, RoL_Sarg_1.0, whole genome shotgun sequence genomic window:
- the LOC144074950 gene encoding kinesin-like protein KIF27 isoform X1, whose product MAEVRIRVAVRLRPLLPRELLHAHRECLRVIPGASQVILGSDQVFSFDHAFGPSASQDEVYESCVRPLTRCLLDGTNATIFCYGQTGSGKTYTLGGNKMDAEGGIISCLAKDVFSLLDKQRCDGMDIGVRVSYLELYKEELRDLLELNTSHKELHIRDDFRGNTVVVGAKEVSVSTCDELLNVLEMGNALRQTGATRMNEHSSRSHTVLTLWLRQSLPAVPDRPERLSKFCVVDLAGSERVGKTGNTGVRFEESVHINTDLLALGNVIRALAQPGRQRSSYIPYRHAKITRLLRDSLGGNACTLMVACVSPSHHSFAESLSVLKFASKSRRIYHHAELATPEPDCDEALTTMLTSDDQPKYDIEPPTPSGSDFILQQEVIHREESLYSSLVHQAANLLVEACTTDTQNDTLIRRVHEWQERLKAISQPSCSKDIIWSEKGESPHLVTIVQLRQDLKKCQESLETESQLLAQKDVKLKQVLNEVQELLEKQNVLQTFCEDKEQTERLVDQQILIDRLRCDLMAMRGKPLGTSCSSHPRPHIASLIRPSCGHTLTSKICPGLPGQSLERLMATFKMSNQRLQSEEEAKDFCPLLKQRSDLQSKESSNLVSGLGCTSRQKKSVLKEKTFRLDQPSLPRIQQSTWTYRKSAEHRRMKDLRQSLTQRKIQTLSANMSLKEELVKEMENTEKEMVGAVRHGAGNQRDDNALAWLSEQTRDARLALRQSLQHMDLNRAQLLKTLRQPSPESSDNSGESELVDSVPECRSKREPKEKLWLQSSAPCWLDEAVEIELRRSVTQLELDQELSKSQEVRWRRDACLQRRSTLEAERLRSSQVLSQNLIRVSLHLDALEENQESTTQVEKERETLRKKRDYLDSQLKDSTVLTVEEEQLEEAVEVLEAELLFKQRFIRDKQEKMQSSASGGSVPLSDISGKLKALPQAQASELLVKYFSKVVDLRQAQACMRLYCKELEIECAEQAEARGQLEATAHHLAMDADRRLTQQQQEHQRNIRFLISKLKRQHATRPIHTRLEANEDNSSEAQQAIKERLQHLEKELIFYKHYSRKLRKQLKESQCTEQSPQETPPELNGSKDARRRLRQQSPSSSSSAENAKPPAEHQISAMARCHGYNERRPPAPHGTRAAVGLRRRKLREPVGPTKDSVVDTGIEMLSDDSLDPSTGSETPDVGAV is encoded by the exons ATGGCCGAGGTTCGTATCCGGGTGGCGGTTCGCTTGCGGCCCCTCTTGCCCAGGGAGCTCCTGCACGCCCACCGGGAATGTTTGCGGGTGATCCCCGGCGCCTCGCAGGTCATCCTCGGCTCCGACCAGGTCTTCTCGTTCGACCACGCTTTCGGGCCGAGCGCCAGTCAGGATGAAGTGTACGAGTCGTGCGTTCGCCCGCTGACCAGGTGCCTTTTGGACGGAACCAACGCCACGATCTTCTGCTACGGCCAGACCGGCTCCGGGAAAACCTACACGCTCGGTGGCAACAAAATGG ATGCAGAAGGCGGCATCATTTCATGCTTGGCCAAGGACGTGTTCTCACTGCTGGACAAGCAGCGATGCGATGGCATGGACATCGGTGTGCGGGTGTCGTATTTGGAGCTGTACAAGGAGGAGCTTCGTGACCTCCTGGAACTCAACACCTCTCACAAAGAACTGCATATTAGAGATGATTTTCGGGGGAACACAG tTGTGGTTGGCGCCAAGGAAGTGTCAGTCTCCACCTGCGACGAGCTCCTTAATGTCTTGGAGATGGGCAACGCCTTGCGTCAAACGGGAGCCACCCGAATGAACGAGCACTCGAGCCGCTCACACACCGTCCTCACGCTGTGGCTCCGGCAGAGCCTCCCCGCGGTGCCCGACAGGCCCGAACGTCTCTCGAAATTCTGCGTGGTGGACCTGGCCGGCTCAGAGCGCGTGGGCAAGACGGGAAACACGGGCGTCCGTTTTGAAGAGTCGGTGCACATCAACACAGATCTGCTGGCACTGGGAAACGTCATCCGGGCTTTGGCCCAACCCGGGAGACAACGCAGCTCCTACATTCCATACCGCCACGCAAAGATCACCCGGCTGCTTCGAGACTCGCTGGGCGGTAACGCCTGCACCCTCATGGTGGCGTGCGTGAGTCCCTCTCATCACAGCTTTGCCGAGAGCTTGAGCGTGCTCAAGTTTGCGTCGAAGTCTCGCCGCATTTATCACCATGCCGAATTGGCAACGCCGGAACCTGATTGTGATGAGGCTCTAACCACCATGTTGACGTCTGATGACCAGCCTAAATATGACATTGAGCCCCCAACACCATCAGGaagtgattttattttacaacaggaagtgatccacaGAGAAGAGTCCCTCTACTCATCACTTGTGCATCAAGCCGCAAATCTCCTAGTCGAGGCCTGCACAACGGACACGCAAAATGACACGTTGATACGGAGAGTCCACGAGTGGCAGGAGAGGCTGAAAGCCATCAGCCAACCAAGTTGCAGCAAAGACATCATCTGGTCGGAGAAGGGAGAGTCACCCCATCTGGTCACCATTGTACAGCTCAGACAGGATCTCAAGAAGTGTCAG GAGTCTTTGGAGACGGAGTCTCAACTCTTGGCACAAAAAGATGTCAAACTGAAACAAGTGCTAAATGAAGTGCAGGAACTTTTAGAGAAGCAAAATGTCCTGCAAACTTTTTGTGAAGATAAGGAACAG ACGGAGCGACTGGTGGACCAGCAAATCCTGATTGACCGCCTTCGCTGTGACCTCATGGCCATGCGGGGTAAACCACTTGGCACTTCTTGCAGCTCTCACCCCAGACCACACATTGCCAGCTTGATAAGACCCAGTTGCGGGCACACGCTGACCAGTAAG ATTTGTCCTGGTTTGCCTGGCCAGTCGCTGGAGAGGCTGATGGCAACTTTTAAAATGAGCAACCAACGCTTGCAGAGCGAGGAGGAGGCCAAGGATTTTTGTCCTCTGCTCAAGCAGAGATCGGATCTACAAAGTAAAGAAAGCAGCAACCTTGTGAGCGGGCTTGG CTGCACCAGCAGGCAGAAGAAATCTGTcctaaaagaaaaaaccttTCGACTGGACCAACCATCGCTGCCAAGAATTCAGCAGAGCACAT GGACCTATCGAAAATCCGCTGAGCATCGTCGTATGAAAGACCTGAGGCAAAGTCTGACTCAGAGGAAGATCCAGACGCTGTCAGCCAATATGAGCCTAAAAGAGGAGCTTGTCAAAGAAATGGAAAATACAG AGAAAGAAATGGTGGGGGCGGTGCGACACGGCGCAGGCAATCAACGAGACGACAACGCTCTGGCGTGGCTGTCGGAACAGACCCGTGACGCTCGTTTGGCGCTGCGTCAAAGTCTGCAGCACATGGACCTAAATAGGGCTCAGCTGCTGAAGACCCTCAGGCAGCCCAGCCCAGAAAGCAGCGACAACTCCGGAGAGTCCGAACTG gtGGACAGCGTTCCAGAATGTAGAAGCAAGCGGGAACCAAAGGAAAAG TTGTGGCTGCAGTCTTCTGCGCCTTGTTGGTTGGATGAGGCCGTGGAGATTGAGCTGCGCAGGAGTGTCACGCAGCTGGAGCTTGACCAGGAGTTGAGCAAGAGCCAGGAAGTGCGCTGGCGCCGAGATGCGTGCCTTCAGCGCAGGAGCACATTGGAGGCTGAGAGGCTGCGCTCCAGTCAG GTTCTCAGTCAGAACCTGATTCGTGTGTCCCTGCATTTGGACGCGCTGGAGGAAAATCAAGAGTCCACGACCCAAGTGGAGAAGGAGAGAGAAACGCTTAGGAAGAAGAGAGACTATCTGGATTCACAGCTCAAGGACAGCACGGTGCTGACCGTAGAG GAGGAGCAGTTGGAAGAAGCTGTGGAGGTCCTGGAAGCAGAACTGCTCTTCAAGCAACGATTCATCCGGGACAAgcaggaaaaaatgcaaagttcaGCGTCGGGCGGCAGTGTCCCCCTCTCTGACATCAGCGGGAAACTGAAGGCGCTCCCGCAAGCCCAAGCGTCGGAGCTGCTTGTTAAATACTTCAGTAAA GTGGTGGACCTTCGCCAGGCGCAAGCTTGTATGCGTCTGTACTGCAAGGAGCTGGAGATTGAGTGCGCCGAGCAGGCCGAGGCGCGCGGGCAGTTGGAGGCCACTGCCCACCACTTGGCCATGGACGCCGACCGCAGACTCACCCAGCAGCAACAGGAGCACCAAAGGAACATCCGCTTTCTCATTAGCAAGCTCAAACGTCAGCATGCCACACGACCCATACACACACGATTGGAAGcaaatg AAGACAACTCATCAGAAGCCCAGCAGGCAATCAAGGAGCGTCTACAGCATCTGGAGAAAGAGTTGATCTTCTACAAGCACTACAGCCGCAAACTGAGGAAGCAGCTCAAGGAGTCCCAGTGCACTGAGCAGAGCCCCCAAGAGACTCCCCCGGAACTAAACGGGTCCAAAGACGCCAGAAGACGCTTGCGCCAGCAGAGCCCGTCGTCCTCATCGTCTGCCGAGAACGCCAAACCCCCCGCGGAGCATCAGATTAGCGCCATGGCCCGCTGCCACGGTTATAACGAGCGACGGCCGCCTGCCCCGCACGGGACGCGGGCCGCTGTCGGGCTGCGGCGAAGGAAGCTGAGGGAACCGGTCGGCCCAACGAAGGACTCGGTGGTGGACACGGGCATCGAGATGCTGTCGGACGACTCGCTGGATCCGTCCACCGGCAGCGAGACGCCAGACGTGGGGGCCGTGTGA
- the LOC144074950 gene encoding kinesin-like protein KIF27 isoform X3 has translation MAEVRIRVAVRLRPLLPRELLHAHRECLRVIPGASQVILGSDQVFSFDHAFGPSASQDEVYESCVRPLTRCLLDGTNATIFCYGQTGSGKTYTLGGNKMDAEGGIISCLAKDVFSLLDKQRCDGMDIGVRVSYLELYKEELRDLLELNTSHKELHIRDDFRGNTVVVGAKEVSVSTCDELLNVLEMGNALRQTGATRMNEHSSRSHTVLTLWLRQSLPAVPDRPERLSKFCVVDLAGSERVGKTGNTGVRFEESVHINTDLLALGNVIRALAQPGRQRSSYIPYRHAKITRLLRDSLGGNACTLMVACVSPSHHSFAESLSVLKFASKSRRIYHHAELATPEPDCDEALTTMLTSDDQPKYDIEPPTPSGSDFILQQEVIHREESLYSSLVHQAANLLVEACTTDTQNDTLIRRVHEWQERLKAISQPSCSKDIIWSEKGESPHLVTIVQLRQDLKKCQESLETESQLLAQKDVKLKQVLNEVQELLEKQNVLQTFCEDKEQTERLVDQQILIDRLRCDLMAMRGKPLGTSCSSHPRPHIASLIRPSCGHTLTSKICPGLPGQSLERLMATFKMSNQRLQSEEEAKDFCPLLKQRSDLQSKESSNLVSGLGCTSRQKKSVLKEKTFRLDQPSLPRIQQSTWTYRKSAEHRRMKDLRQSLTQRKIQTLSANMSLKEELVKEMENTEKEMVGAVRHGAGNQRDDNALAWLSEQTRDARLALRQSLQHMDLNRAQLLKTLRQPSPESSDNSGESELVDSVPECRSKREPKEKLWLQSSAPCWLDEAVEIELRRSVTQLELDQELSKSQEVRWRRDACLQRRSTLEAERLRSSQVLSQNLIRVSLHLDALEENQESTTQVEKERETLRKKRDYLDSQLKDSTVLTVEEEQLEEAVEVLEAELLFKQRFIRDKQEKMQSSASGGSVPLSDISGKLKALPQAQASELLVKYFSKVVDLRQAQACMRLYCKELEIECAEQAEARGQLEATAHHLAMDADRRLTQQQQEHQRNIRFLISKLKQDNSSEAQQAIKERLQHLEKELIFYKHYSRKLRKQLKESQCTEQSPQETPPELNGSKDARRRLRQQSPSSSSSAENAKPPAEHQISAMARCHGYNERRPPAPHGTRAAVGLRRRKLREPVGPTKDSVVDTGIEMLSDDSLDPSTGSETPDVGAV, from the exons ATGGCCGAGGTTCGTATCCGGGTGGCGGTTCGCTTGCGGCCCCTCTTGCCCAGGGAGCTCCTGCACGCCCACCGGGAATGTTTGCGGGTGATCCCCGGCGCCTCGCAGGTCATCCTCGGCTCCGACCAGGTCTTCTCGTTCGACCACGCTTTCGGGCCGAGCGCCAGTCAGGATGAAGTGTACGAGTCGTGCGTTCGCCCGCTGACCAGGTGCCTTTTGGACGGAACCAACGCCACGATCTTCTGCTACGGCCAGACCGGCTCCGGGAAAACCTACACGCTCGGTGGCAACAAAATGG ATGCAGAAGGCGGCATCATTTCATGCTTGGCCAAGGACGTGTTCTCACTGCTGGACAAGCAGCGATGCGATGGCATGGACATCGGTGTGCGGGTGTCGTATTTGGAGCTGTACAAGGAGGAGCTTCGTGACCTCCTGGAACTCAACACCTCTCACAAAGAACTGCATATTAGAGATGATTTTCGGGGGAACACAG tTGTGGTTGGCGCCAAGGAAGTGTCAGTCTCCACCTGCGACGAGCTCCTTAATGTCTTGGAGATGGGCAACGCCTTGCGTCAAACGGGAGCCACCCGAATGAACGAGCACTCGAGCCGCTCACACACCGTCCTCACGCTGTGGCTCCGGCAGAGCCTCCCCGCGGTGCCCGACAGGCCCGAACGTCTCTCGAAATTCTGCGTGGTGGACCTGGCCGGCTCAGAGCGCGTGGGCAAGACGGGAAACACGGGCGTCCGTTTTGAAGAGTCGGTGCACATCAACACAGATCTGCTGGCACTGGGAAACGTCATCCGGGCTTTGGCCCAACCCGGGAGACAACGCAGCTCCTACATTCCATACCGCCACGCAAAGATCACCCGGCTGCTTCGAGACTCGCTGGGCGGTAACGCCTGCACCCTCATGGTGGCGTGCGTGAGTCCCTCTCATCACAGCTTTGCCGAGAGCTTGAGCGTGCTCAAGTTTGCGTCGAAGTCTCGCCGCATTTATCACCATGCCGAATTGGCAACGCCGGAACCTGATTGTGATGAGGCTCTAACCACCATGTTGACGTCTGATGACCAGCCTAAATATGACATTGAGCCCCCAACACCATCAGGaagtgattttattttacaacaggaagtgatccacaGAGAAGAGTCCCTCTACTCATCACTTGTGCATCAAGCCGCAAATCTCCTAGTCGAGGCCTGCACAACGGACACGCAAAATGACACGTTGATACGGAGAGTCCACGAGTGGCAGGAGAGGCTGAAAGCCATCAGCCAACCAAGTTGCAGCAAAGACATCATCTGGTCGGAGAAGGGAGAGTCACCCCATCTGGTCACCATTGTACAGCTCAGACAGGATCTCAAGAAGTGTCAG GAGTCTTTGGAGACGGAGTCTCAACTCTTGGCACAAAAAGATGTCAAACTGAAACAAGTGCTAAATGAAGTGCAGGAACTTTTAGAGAAGCAAAATGTCCTGCAAACTTTTTGTGAAGATAAGGAACAG ACGGAGCGACTGGTGGACCAGCAAATCCTGATTGACCGCCTTCGCTGTGACCTCATGGCCATGCGGGGTAAACCACTTGGCACTTCTTGCAGCTCTCACCCCAGACCACACATTGCCAGCTTGATAAGACCCAGTTGCGGGCACACGCTGACCAGTAAG ATTTGTCCTGGTTTGCCTGGCCAGTCGCTGGAGAGGCTGATGGCAACTTTTAAAATGAGCAACCAACGCTTGCAGAGCGAGGAGGAGGCCAAGGATTTTTGTCCTCTGCTCAAGCAGAGATCGGATCTACAAAGTAAAGAAAGCAGCAACCTTGTGAGCGGGCTTGG CTGCACCAGCAGGCAGAAGAAATCTGTcctaaaagaaaaaaccttTCGACTGGACCAACCATCGCTGCCAAGAATTCAGCAGAGCACAT GGACCTATCGAAAATCCGCTGAGCATCGTCGTATGAAAGACCTGAGGCAAAGTCTGACTCAGAGGAAGATCCAGACGCTGTCAGCCAATATGAGCCTAAAAGAGGAGCTTGTCAAAGAAATGGAAAATACAG AGAAAGAAATGGTGGGGGCGGTGCGACACGGCGCAGGCAATCAACGAGACGACAACGCTCTGGCGTGGCTGTCGGAACAGACCCGTGACGCTCGTTTGGCGCTGCGTCAAAGTCTGCAGCACATGGACCTAAATAGGGCTCAGCTGCTGAAGACCCTCAGGCAGCCCAGCCCAGAAAGCAGCGACAACTCCGGAGAGTCCGAACTG gtGGACAGCGTTCCAGAATGTAGAAGCAAGCGGGAACCAAAGGAAAAG TTGTGGCTGCAGTCTTCTGCGCCTTGTTGGTTGGATGAGGCCGTGGAGATTGAGCTGCGCAGGAGTGTCACGCAGCTGGAGCTTGACCAGGAGTTGAGCAAGAGCCAGGAAGTGCGCTGGCGCCGAGATGCGTGCCTTCAGCGCAGGAGCACATTGGAGGCTGAGAGGCTGCGCTCCAGTCAG GTTCTCAGTCAGAACCTGATTCGTGTGTCCCTGCATTTGGACGCGCTGGAGGAAAATCAAGAGTCCACGACCCAAGTGGAGAAGGAGAGAGAAACGCTTAGGAAGAAGAGAGACTATCTGGATTCACAGCTCAAGGACAGCACGGTGCTGACCGTAGAG GAGGAGCAGTTGGAAGAAGCTGTGGAGGTCCTGGAAGCAGAACTGCTCTTCAAGCAACGATTCATCCGGGACAAgcaggaaaaaatgcaaagttcaGCGTCGGGCGGCAGTGTCCCCCTCTCTGACATCAGCGGGAAACTGAAGGCGCTCCCGCAAGCCCAAGCGTCGGAGCTGCTTGTTAAATACTTCAGTAAA GTGGTGGACCTTCGCCAGGCGCAAGCTTGTATGCGTCTGTACTGCAAGGAGCTGGAGATTGAGTGCGCCGAGCAGGCCGAGGCGCGCGGGCAGTTGGAGGCCACTGCCCACCACTTGGCCATGGACGCCGACCGCAGACTCACCCAGCAGCAACAGGAGCACCAAAGGAACATCCGCTTTCTCATTAGCAAGCTCAAAC AAGACAACTCATCAGAAGCCCAGCAGGCAATCAAGGAGCGTCTACAGCATCTGGAGAAAGAGTTGATCTTCTACAAGCACTACAGCCGCAAACTGAGGAAGCAGCTCAAGGAGTCCCAGTGCACTGAGCAGAGCCCCCAAGAGACTCCCCCGGAACTAAACGGGTCCAAAGACGCCAGAAGACGCTTGCGCCAGCAGAGCCCGTCGTCCTCATCGTCTGCCGAGAACGCCAAACCCCCCGCGGAGCATCAGATTAGCGCCATGGCCCGCTGCCACGGTTATAACGAGCGACGGCCGCCTGCCCCGCACGGGACGCGGGCCGCTGTCGGGCTGCGGCGAAGGAAGCTGAGGGAACCGGTCGGCCCAACGAAGGACTCGGTGGTGGACACGGGCATCGAGATGCTGTCGGACGACTCGCTGGATCCGTCCACCGGCAGCGAGACGCCAGACGTGGGGGCCGTGTGA
- the LOC144074950 gene encoding kinesin-like protein KIF27 isoform X2, translated as MAEVRIRVAVRLRPLLPRELLHAHRECLRVIPGASQVILGSDQVFSFDHAFGPSASQDEVYESCVRPLTRCLLDGTNATIFCYGQTGSGKTYTLGGNKMDAEGGIISCLAKDVFSLLDKQRCDGMDIGVRVSYLELYKEELRDLLELNTSHKELHIRDDFRGNTVVVGAKEVSVSTCDELLNVLEMGNALRQTGATRMNEHSSRSHTVLTLWLRQSLPAVPDRPERLSKFCVVDLAGSERVGKTGNTGVRFEESVHINTDLLALGNVIRALAQPGRQRSSYIPYRHAKITRLLRDSLGGNACTLMVACVSPSHHSFAESLSVLKFASKSRRIYHHAELATPEPDCDEALTTMLTSDDQPKYDIEPPTPSGSDFILQQEVIHREESLYSSLVHQAANLLVEACTTDTQNDTLIRRVHEWQERLKAISQPSCSKDIIWSEKGESPHLVTIVQLRQDLKKCQESLETESQLLAQKDVKLKQVLNEVQELLEKQNVLQTFCEDKEQTERLVDQQILIDRLRCDLMAMRGKPLGTSCSSHPRPHIASLIRPSCGHTLTSKICPGLPGQSLERLMATFKMSNQRLQSEEEAKDFCPLLKQRSDLQSKESSNLVSGLGQKKSVLKEKTFRLDQPSLPRIQQSTWTYRKSAEHRRMKDLRQSLTQRKIQTLSANMSLKEELVKEMENTEKEMVGAVRHGAGNQRDDNALAWLSEQTRDARLALRQSLQHMDLNRAQLLKTLRQPSPESSDNSGESELVDSVPECRSKREPKEKLWLQSSAPCWLDEAVEIELRRSVTQLELDQELSKSQEVRWRRDACLQRRSTLEAERLRSSQVLSQNLIRVSLHLDALEENQESTTQVEKERETLRKKRDYLDSQLKDSTVLTVEEEQLEEAVEVLEAELLFKQRFIRDKQEKMQSSASGGSVPLSDISGKLKALPQAQASELLVKYFSKVVDLRQAQACMRLYCKELEIECAEQAEARGQLEATAHHLAMDADRRLTQQQQEHQRNIRFLISKLKRQHATRPIHTRLEANEDNSSEAQQAIKERLQHLEKELIFYKHYSRKLRKQLKESQCTEQSPQETPPELNGSKDARRRLRQQSPSSSSSAENAKPPAEHQISAMARCHGYNERRPPAPHGTRAAVGLRRRKLREPVGPTKDSVVDTGIEMLSDDSLDPSTGSETPDVGAV; from the exons ATGGCCGAGGTTCGTATCCGGGTGGCGGTTCGCTTGCGGCCCCTCTTGCCCAGGGAGCTCCTGCACGCCCACCGGGAATGTTTGCGGGTGATCCCCGGCGCCTCGCAGGTCATCCTCGGCTCCGACCAGGTCTTCTCGTTCGACCACGCTTTCGGGCCGAGCGCCAGTCAGGATGAAGTGTACGAGTCGTGCGTTCGCCCGCTGACCAGGTGCCTTTTGGACGGAACCAACGCCACGATCTTCTGCTACGGCCAGACCGGCTCCGGGAAAACCTACACGCTCGGTGGCAACAAAATGG ATGCAGAAGGCGGCATCATTTCATGCTTGGCCAAGGACGTGTTCTCACTGCTGGACAAGCAGCGATGCGATGGCATGGACATCGGTGTGCGGGTGTCGTATTTGGAGCTGTACAAGGAGGAGCTTCGTGACCTCCTGGAACTCAACACCTCTCACAAAGAACTGCATATTAGAGATGATTTTCGGGGGAACACAG tTGTGGTTGGCGCCAAGGAAGTGTCAGTCTCCACCTGCGACGAGCTCCTTAATGTCTTGGAGATGGGCAACGCCTTGCGTCAAACGGGAGCCACCCGAATGAACGAGCACTCGAGCCGCTCACACACCGTCCTCACGCTGTGGCTCCGGCAGAGCCTCCCCGCGGTGCCCGACAGGCCCGAACGTCTCTCGAAATTCTGCGTGGTGGACCTGGCCGGCTCAGAGCGCGTGGGCAAGACGGGAAACACGGGCGTCCGTTTTGAAGAGTCGGTGCACATCAACACAGATCTGCTGGCACTGGGAAACGTCATCCGGGCTTTGGCCCAACCCGGGAGACAACGCAGCTCCTACATTCCATACCGCCACGCAAAGATCACCCGGCTGCTTCGAGACTCGCTGGGCGGTAACGCCTGCACCCTCATGGTGGCGTGCGTGAGTCCCTCTCATCACAGCTTTGCCGAGAGCTTGAGCGTGCTCAAGTTTGCGTCGAAGTCTCGCCGCATTTATCACCATGCCGAATTGGCAACGCCGGAACCTGATTGTGATGAGGCTCTAACCACCATGTTGACGTCTGATGACCAGCCTAAATATGACATTGAGCCCCCAACACCATCAGGaagtgattttattttacaacaggaagtgatccacaGAGAAGAGTCCCTCTACTCATCACTTGTGCATCAAGCCGCAAATCTCCTAGTCGAGGCCTGCACAACGGACACGCAAAATGACACGTTGATACGGAGAGTCCACGAGTGGCAGGAGAGGCTGAAAGCCATCAGCCAACCAAGTTGCAGCAAAGACATCATCTGGTCGGAGAAGGGAGAGTCACCCCATCTGGTCACCATTGTACAGCTCAGACAGGATCTCAAGAAGTGTCAG GAGTCTTTGGAGACGGAGTCTCAACTCTTGGCACAAAAAGATGTCAAACTGAAACAAGTGCTAAATGAAGTGCAGGAACTTTTAGAGAAGCAAAATGTCCTGCAAACTTTTTGTGAAGATAAGGAACAG ACGGAGCGACTGGTGGACCAGCAAATCCTGATTGACCGCCTTCGCTGTGACCTCATGGCCATGCGGGGTAAACCACTTGGCACTTCTTGCAGCTCTCACCCCAGACCACACATTGCCAGCTTGATAAGACCCAGTTGCGGGCACACGCTGACCAGTAAG ATTTGTCCTGGTTTGCCTGGCCAGTCGCTGGAGAGGCTGATGGCAACTTTTAAAATGAGCAACCAACGCTTGCAGAGCGAGGAGGAGGCCAAGGATTTTTGTCCTCTGCTCAAGCAGAGATCGGATCTACAAAGTAAAGAAAGCAGCAACCTTGTGAGCGGGCTTGG GCAGAAGAAATCTGTcctaaaagaaaaaaccttTCGACTGGACCAACCATCGCTGCCAAGAATTCAGCAGAGCACAT GGACCTATCGAAAATCCGCTGAGCATCGTCGTATGAAAGACCTGAGGCAAAGTCTGACTCAGAGGAAGATCCAGACGCTGTCAGCCAATATGAGCCTAAAAGAGGAGCTTGTCAAAGAAATGGAAAATACAG AGAAAGAAATGGTGGGGGCGGTGCGACACGGCGCAGGCAATCAACGAGACGACAACGCTCTGGCGTGGCTGTCGGAACAGACCCGTGACGCTCGTTTGGCGCTGCGTCAAAGTCTGCAGCACATGGACCTAAATAGGGCTCAGCTGCTGAAGACCCTCAGGCAGCCCAGCCCAGAAAGCAGCGACAACTCCGGAGAGTCCGAACTG gtGGACAGCGTTCCAGAATGTAGAAGCAAGCGGGAACCAAAGGAAAAG TTGTGGCTGCAGTCTTCTGCGCCTTGTTGGTTGGATGAGGCCGTGGAGATTGAGCTGCGCAGGAGTGTCACGCAGCTGGAGCTTGACCAGGAGTTGAGCAAGAGCCAGGAAGTGCGCTGGCGCCGAGATGCGTGCCTTCAGCGCAGGAGCACATTGGAGGCTGAGAGGCTGCGCTCCAGTCAG GTTCTCAGTCAGAACCTGATTCGTGTGTCCCTGCATTTGGACGCGCTGGAGGAAAATCAAGAGTCCACGACCCAAGTGGAGAAGGAGAGAGAAACGCTTAGGAAGAAGAGAGACTATCTGGATTCACAGCTCAAGGACAGCACGGTGCTGACCGTAGAG GAGGAGCAGTTGGAAGAAGCTGTGGAGGTCCTGGAAGCAGAACTGCTCTTCAAGCAACGATTCATCCGGGACAAgcaggaaaaaatgcaaagttcaGCGTCGGGCGGCAGTGTCCCCCTCTCTGACATCAGCGGGAAACTGAAGGCGCTCCCGCAAGCCCAAGCGTCGGAGCTGCTTGTTAAATACTTCAGTAAA GTGGTGGACCTTCGCCAGGCGCAAGCTTGTATGCGTCTGTACTGCAAGGAGCTGGAGATTGAGTGCGCCGAGCAGGCCGAGGCGCGCGGGCAGTTGGAGGCCACTGCCCACCACTTGGCCATGGACGCCGACCGCAGACTCACCCAGCAGCAACAGGAGCACCAAAGGAACATCCGCTTTCTCATTAGCAAGCTCAAACGTCAGCATGCCACACGACCCATACACACACGATTGGAAGcaaatg AAGACAACTCATCAGAAGCCCAGCAGGCAATCAAGGAGCGTCTACAGCATCTGGAGAAAGAGTTGATCTTCTACAAGCACTACAGCCGCAAACTGAGGAAGCAGCTCAAGGAGTCCCAGTGCACTGAGCAGAGCCCCCAAGAGACTCCCCCGGAACTAAACGGGTCCAAAGACGCCAGAAGACGCTTGCGCCAGCAGAGCCCGTCGTCCTCATCGTCTGCCGAGAACGCCAAACCCCCCGCGGAGCATCAGATTAGCGCCATGGCCCGCTGCCACGGTTATAACGAGCGACGGCCGCCTGCCCCGCACGGGACGCGGGCCGCTGTCGGGCTGCGGCGAAGGAAGCTGAGGGAACCGGTCGGCCCAACGAAGGACTCGGTGGTGGACACGGGCATCGAGATGCTGTCGGACGACTCGCTGGATCCGTCCACCGGCAGCGAGACGCCAGACGTGGGGGCCGTGTGA